DNA from Scylla paramamosain isolate STU-SP2022 chromosome 42, ASM3559412v1, whole genome shotgun sequence:
GATACAAAAACTTGTTCTGTATATGATGCAATATAACCTCATCTCATTCAGTGTATGATGATAAAATTGCTTGACAACAGACATGTGACAGCAACAGGCTATAAGAAACCAAAAAGtgttaaataaatgaagaaacctTATTTCATGAGAGGTATGCAGTAAACTTATGAAAGCAATGGTTGAAAAGAAACACAATTTACAGGGATTAATATTGTATGTGtgaaaactagaaaataaaacaaaaatgacattagTCTAAATGACAACAAATCCATTGAATAACTTCAAATAAATCAGCCATATTACCAGCACTGATGGGCCCCATGGGAGCCACCTGGTTCTGGGAAGTATATCCAACCACAAGGGGTGGTTGCCTCATGAGAAGTCGTGCCACCCCCTCACACTCCCGCAGCACATCCACGGCCAGCACCTGTGTTCGTGCCTCAGGGGCCAGGCCAGGGTACTTCTGGAGCCACTCGGCCAGAGCGTGGAAATCTGCAATACATTAAATCACTCAGATTGCGTTTGCTTTTATATTATAATATCATATGGAAGAAGCAGAGCCTATTGAGGATTCAGGCTTAGGGTTGTTGTAAAATGTAAACACTTCTTGTCTGTTCTTTAATACATATAGTCATAATAGGAAGAACTAGATTAACTGCTTGTGTTTCTGTGAACCCTTTCCCACCTTTCAGTAACTGTTGAGCTCCCCACAGTGAAAACTTGATTTTCTGCACCTTGATGTGTTCCAGCCAGGCGTAGCACACCACCTTCAGTATGGTGGCACCTGCCCGCCGCTGCAGCACAACACCAAGTTTGGACACAGCATCCAGTACTGGCTCCAGCACAGCAGCTGTGTAGTATAGCCACTAAAGTCAATGTGGAGTGGAGTTACAAATAGAGCTCACCATTTTATCCATGAATAGGTTCAGTATTAAAAGAATCTGAATTTTGaaaacaatgaatgaataatgtTTCAGTTCTAATCCCCTGAAACTTAACTGACGTGTGAGGTTACCTACATTCACAATGGGATGTGTCACTCAAATTGCACAAGCCAAGTGTtgcaaaatattacaaaattgagaagttgtgatttttttttcacttttaaatGGAAGTggtacacaaataaaaaaaatccaatataaCACAACatctaaatgaaaaaaaaaaaaaaaaaaactgagtggtACATAATGGCAATGAGTGTATTGCAGATAATTTATTGTTAAGCATTGCACAGTGAAGGAGAATAGTCTTGTAGGTGTACAAAACAGAAACCATAACATAAGAATTAGAAAGGTACACATTAAAgttgaatgaagaaaatgtaatgtGTAGCAAAAAGGTATTCCAATGCATATAAAAGTCCATGTCATGGTTGAAAAATGGTGCATATTAAAGTTGcaaaaaataatgtgaaaattgCTCTTGTGGACAAAACAGAAGTGcacattgaataaaattgttCTGGGACTATAAAGCACAGCTGGTGTCCTTGCCAATGTACTCGTAGACATAGTAGTGAGGCTCGTGGGGGATGCGGCCGATGCCTCGCCAGATCCGGGGGTTGGGCATGGAGTTCTGTAGCTGTGCCAGACTCACAGTCCTGCACACACCACTCACTGCCTCCACCATCTCAGCCTCGTATGCCTTAGGAGGGGAAGACCATGTCATAAAGAGATAGTAAACAAAGTAATTAGCATATTTTAAACATGAGAAAAGCATAATGCAAATGTCCAGTTAAATGCAGAAAATATGAAATTGTTCTATACACATTCACCCAGCTCACAACTAACaacttccttacacacacacacacacacacacacacacacacacacacacacacacatatatatatatatatatatatatatatatatatatatatatatatatatatatatatatatatatatatatatatatatatatatatataatgtacagTCATGCCTACTAATTTCTTCCACCCCTTGGAAGCTGGAGTCAAGGCCAATAATTTCTGGGCGTTCACTTGAGCAAGCCACCCCATCTGTTCCCCACTTACCTCGGTATAAATATTGTTTGATGTAACCCAAACAGCCATGTATGAGGGatgtgggggtgagggggtggtTTATTTGAGCAAATGCCCAGAACAGACTCCAAAGGAGGGGAGAAATTAGCACTCATGCAAAtactggaattttaataaatatttaaatggaataatgaaccaaaactgaCAATACGAACTTGCCATTCATGCAAGCagtgaaattttaataaaaaatttAATCAAAATAGCAAACTCAAACTGGCAAGAGTAACTCAGCAGCTATGCAAGCTGCTGCTCACCTATCCAGtgtctgtcccttcctccctcatcttccctcatcttgtctcaaacctccctcctcaccacctcccctccctgttATCTGTCAGAGGTAAGGGACTAGGGAGTGatacctaactctctctctctctctctctctctctctctctctctctctctctctctctctctctctctctctctctctctctctctctcccctcatccattttatgttatttttgcttcatcttttGTCACTTTTTCTCACTCtgatatatataattttattttcattttcaatcaGCCTCATTCTATTTTAGCAATTgttaggattgttcttactttcagagagagagagagagagagagagagagagagagagagagagagagagagagagagagagagagagagagagagagagagagaattaattacaGGGGTTTATTGTCTGTAGACATGTGTCCCTGACAGTAAGTAAATGTCCcctatacttgtcaaagcagcatGAAACTCTGGGTGATAATGTACAAGATTCAGGATTCAAGATTcaggtaagaatttaggactaggcACAAAACTCGGGAGAGTACTGTATATATctgttgtgttatctcaaatgcagaagtgcaaatgtgctcattttgatgtttttttcgaAAGTTGTGGAattttttatatcattttctgattccctggaaccaattagttttttttccacTGGTTCTTCAGTCACCATAACTCACATTTACCATAATGAATGCCATTGGAATGAATCATGTTCATTGTCATATcccctactgtgtgtgtgtgtgtgtgtgtgtgtgtgtgtgtgtgtgtgtgtgtgtgtgtatatatatatatatatatatatatatatatatatatatatatatatatatatatatatatatatatatatatatatatatatatatatatatatatatatatatatatatatatatattatccacAACACATTCATGAATGGAAAAAGAGCAGATGTAAGGTGTGTAGAATACATGACAGATACTGACTTTGACCTTGTCCACAATCTTCTCTATCATTGTGACTTGTGTGGCTCGGGACATGCAGTAAAGGAGGCGGGCCATGTCATCAGTTTTGGTCAGGTGTTCCCTCTCCTGGATCTGTGTTGGGAAAATAAACACAGCAGCTGTAGGTCAGACCTTATGGGCAGTATAAAAATGTCTCCATTCTGTCTATTATTTATATATGATGAGAGTTTATATGGATAACAGCACCTACAGAGTCTCTTAATCAAGAGTGGGCTAGCTTGTGAAGCACTTATGTGTTAATTTTAGCTGGTGATGACCTTATTTGGCATATACCTTTATCATCTATGCTTGTCATGATACTCATCTCTGTATGTCCTTATGGGAATGTTAGAATATACTACATGTGATCCCTCCTGGATGAAGGCTTAAACCTTGCATCTCTTGGATGTGATCCAAGTGCATTAACACCATCAGCccacaatataataataacaatgatcacAATTATAATGACTCCATACCTTGAGTAATTTTAGTTCCTCAATGATCCTCGGGAGGTCAGCCTGTGTAAGGAGATAGTAGGGTGCTGTGTTCCAAGTGTGCAGCAGGTGTGCAGCACGCAGTTGTAGCCAGCACAGGACAGAACCCACCACACCTCCAAGTCGCAATAGTAGACCCACCTAGGAGATGCAGTGAAATGTGGATTCATATAGACATTAACTGGAGctgataataaagatgaagcTGTGGTACTGGCAGTGAAGAATTGGAAGGTGTGATATGTGTTGATTCTCACCTCATCCCCCACTGCCCAGTCTTTGggttccttctccacctccacccgtTCGATTTCGTTCACCTCCCACACCAGCAGCTGCACCACGTCTCCAATACCTTCACCTGGGGATGTACAAACTCACCTCAGAATTCATTAATGCATTGTCATGGTTGCGTTTTATTTAAAAAGTACGTAAGTACAACTATGCACTCAAGTCACAGAGGTATGGAAAATATATGTATGAAAGTCAGAATATGAAAGGTAAATTtctgaaattaaacaaaaagaaataagggcTAAAATGGCACATATGTTAAGATAAATCAGTTCAAGATATAAAAGATAAGATTAGAAATTCATCCTAGCATCACCCATGTCTTGTGTGATGCTCAAACCATTCAGCAAGACAGTTCAGTATTGCAAGATTTCATGAGTCCATTACTATTTTACCCCCAACAGTGGAATAGTTTCCATCTGGTAGCTTGTGTGGAGGTGGACTGGCCCTGGCATAAGCTCCCACACCCCGCACACTGCCCCAGTCCAGAATGGAGCTGGTGGCCAGGTGGCGGCACTCATCCACCAGTCCCTCACAGCTGGCCCGGCACGACTCAGGTACAAGTGCTGCAAAGACACCACACCTGCTCTGTGACTCAGGAAGGAtgtgaaaagtgtgttttggctTTGAATAGTCTACACAATTATTGAGAATGATCAAACTGCAActgtcttacattttctttatcagtGGAACTCATGAGTAGTGACATTTCCATCAAAGGATTATACTTTAAATATGTATGATTTGTTCATTATCAATAATACTAAACTGACAAAAGTatttgaataacaaaattttattttatgCAAAACAATCATGCCAAGTAACTTGTGCACTGTAACATGTATTTATAACATGTAAACATGTTATAAGTAAAAACATCACTGTATTATATTAGAGAAGGAGAAATCACAAAATTCAAGTTGAAAGTATAAAATAACCatcaaattaaaaataaaattgaaaccATTAACTCACACCATATAAGAAAAGCATTTGACACAAAACTCATCATGAAGACAATGGAAAATAAAGATTAAAGTAGAACTGGATGAATCAAATGAGGAAGTCCAGCTTACAACAGTGGAGGTGTATCAACAGTGATGTGTTTGATGGCTGATTTTCAGCAAATGGCTTATGAAAACATATCAATTCAACATCAGTGATCAACATGTTGATCATTATTATCTCAAAGTTATGTCTTGGTTCACTGTGCATAAGATCAAATGAGTTCATCCCAAGAGTCATCACCCTCAACATATTTAGTTGCCAAAAATTATACTATCATATATGCTTCTTTTTACAATGGAGCTAAACAAAGTAAGTCATTAGTATTATTTTCAATAATATGCAAAGACACAATTTCATATTTATAAATTTTCTACACTACCAAGAATTCAAATAAACTGAGAAGCTGGCACTTTATAAATaattccttctgctcctcttacATAATTTCTTCGCCATCCTTTTAACACCTGAAAATCTGTGAGTTAAAGGATATTTTACCCTAAGAATGAGTCTCTGATGACTGAAAGAGTGCAATAAAGATGATGACCAACACTGACCTCTGTTACAGAATTGCTGAAAAGTGCTAAGGATGTGGAAGAGAGTCTGAGGTGGGAGGAgtgctggaggagggaagggcggaGGCCGAGCAGAAGGTGGCACCCACAGTACAAGCTCCTCCACAAACTCAGATCCCTCACCCCACACACGCTCCACATAGTAAGtttctattcttgttcttgctgcttTGCTCAAGCGCTTCTCACCTGACTTACTCTGTTTCAGCATTCCCTTGACTGTAAGCAGAATGGTGTATGTTGATCTGCATATCTTCTTTATAATATTGCATCTTTGTTATATTATCTTAATTCTATTGTAATAGGAAAATGTAGAGGAAATCTGTGGTGTACTCATATTTACAATTTACTAATAAATGCATTGCAAGTTTGAGGAACTCACAACTCACCAAGCACTCCAGGGGTTTTTGTAAACTTATCTACTAAAAGGTTGAGCAGTTCAGTGTTGGTGGCTATGAGAGTATCCACAGCAGAGGAGGGAATGGGTCGCACCATCTCCCCAGAGTCATTGGCCGGCAAGTAGTCTGTCCCAGGAAAATCTTCTCCAAATTCCATTCTAAGAGCCAGATCCAGCTTTTGTTGATTTATCTtgttctcatcctcttcctttgctATAGCATCCTCAAAGATATCCCCTGTCACCTTCCCAGGCTTGCAGTTGAAGGTGATGGGTTTCCAGGGCAGTGGTGTCCCATTTTCTGATGTTATTTTGAACTCCTGCATGAGAGTTTCAGCGATGCATTGGGTTACTTGAGGTGCTCTCTCCCGTCCCACTGTCTGCAGGATCTTGGAAGCTGTGATTTGTTTGAGGCATGACAGAGGAGGAATGAGGTTATCTGGCATCAAAGTTCTGTACattttctcactctcctccttttcctcatcttcatcttcctcctcctcctcctcctcctctccctctttctttttcggCACAATGTTTTTTAACTTCACCAGAGCTTCATTGTATGCTCCTATAACATCAAAAATTCCTGCATCTAAGAGTGTCTTTGATTTCTCATTGAAGTCACTTGCAGCCACTCTCAGCTGAGCCTTTATCAAGCTCTCCACAGAATGCAGTATGGTGTCCCGCTGCATTTCAATCTGAGTATGTTTCTCCACTACTCGGCTGAACTGAATCTTACAAAACTTACTACGGGATTTCATCAGTTGTTGATACTGATCTTCCATCTCCAGGAAGTTGGCTGAGTAATCCTTGAGGCCGAGTATAACCTTCTTATAGGCTGACTCATGTCTGGCCAGTACTGTGGACCTGAGTTCTGAGGGTCTGGCACCCTCACTGAGGTGGCTGTGCTCCTCCCGCACCCCATGGTGGATCCTGCGCACTGCCTTCACCAGCACCTTTGTTACCCTGTGGAAGCTGGTCCAGTCTGCACAGAACTTCTTGCACTCAGTGTTGGCATCTTCCATCATCCCtcactgccacctcacactcctcTGGAAAGGTCAGCAACACTTCAGTACACACACTCCTCCACTTGTTGAGTCATTCAACTTTATAAATGGAGGCAGGTCACAATACCAGAAAATGTTCCAGGCTGCCTCTCAAAATTtgaaaaattaaagcaatttaGAGTTTAGTCcatgccatatatatatatatatatatatatatatatatatatatatatatatatatatatatatatatatatatatatatatatatatatatatatatatataatgaagacAAAAGGAAGTAGCTAACATTAATTATACAAAGAGGGACAGCTATGTttatgagagaagaaagtaacATAATAAGATGATTAGATGACATAACTGAAAGACCAAGGGACACAAGGTTGGAGTGGTTCAATTCATGAAGCAAAATACATTAAGAGATTAAGGGATGAGTTACTTTAGCAGTTGACAGATTTAGGGGAGCATAATATTATATTGAGATCACTTAGATTAGGATATGGAGGTGAAGAACtgaaaggaaaatgggagagaaataagagaaatttgTGCAATAATCTCTTAATGTATGGGAAAGTAAAGATGAAAGGCAATATCTGCCACACTCCTTTGTAGGAAATTCCCAGTGTATAAATGACCAAGCAATGTGGCAGACTGGTTGTCTGGGTAAGGTGGTATGGTCCAGGATGCCAGAGCAGGCTGGGGGCAGTAAAGGCAAGAACAAGTGCAAAAGAATGTTGTATAAGTAAGTGATGCTGGACTGACTGAGAATgttacttctttgtttttacAAAATCCTTCATGTTCCATCATTTAGGAACACACCAAAACTGCATTACTAACGCCAGGTTCTGTCAGAACATGGAAATATGCCACAATTGGCAGTAGTGGTGCAATGAGTGAGTGTGGGATGAGTTGATGCACCTTGAGTTAATCGCCACCGCAGTGCCGCGATCCGCAGCCGCGCGACAAAAATCTCCGTGAGCCCGTGCTTGGCGCTGCCCCGTGCCTCACATCCCATGGCAGCACTCCCTCAGCCGCTCTGCTCGGCGTTGCAGGTGGCTGGCTCACTCAGGAACACGGTGGTGCTGGGCAAGCCATGTTTGGAGAATATTAAACAGCGTCCGGGAGCCTCTCCGCTCCGGGACACTTGTTTATGGCGTCGCCATGGCAACGTATTGGTGAAGCGAGGGTGCCACCGTGCCAGTGCCGTGGCTACGAACTGCTTACCCACAGTACCGcactgccaccaacaccaccatctccaATTTCTTGCTCACCACCCGAATATGATCAGAGATTTAAACATTTCAGTACATTTAGATCttcacaaagcaaacaacgttATTTTCAACTGTTATAAGTAAAGATGCAGTAACTTGACCCTTGTCCGTGTAGTTTATGTAAAATTAATGCTTGGAAAGACATGTAATAGGTAGAAGGCTGCAAGTTTCACTCTTATCCATCATGCTAAGTCTAAATAATCCTAGTACCTAGTGTTCTCCGTGGTGGTGTCTGTAACACATCCTTTATGCCTTAGTCTATACCTTGGAAAACGCCTGCCATtccttagagaaaaaaaaaaaaatgtaaaaagtaaGTAGATATTTCCAGTATAGCGATGGGATCACTGAGGTCATGGAATCTACGTAGACTGCAGGCTGCGGGGAATGGAAGAGGTATGGTCGTTAAAAAGAAGGGTCCTCGTGGGTGTCCTGGGTTCATTAGTCCTTTGTGCTCCTTCGTCTCatcttggggaaaaaaaaaaaaattataagacaaatatatacgtaaaaaataataaaacaaatgaataaataaaaaaaataatgataatagcataTAGAATGGCGACGTTGAAAATATGATGATTGATATTTGATATATTGATATAATATAACAGAATATCGTCTATTATTAGCGATAATGGAATGGAACAAAGGAAAACTGTGATGCAGGGAGCAGGTCTAGCAGCTCTCCAGGTCACAGGTCATTCATGGGAGTGAGAGCAAGGCCCCTTGCCTCACTGTTTATATTCAGCCATGTTAAAGGAACGTTCTATCCCATGTATTGCTTCTTCAGACCTTTCCTGTTTCATCACCTGTGCAAATACAAGCCACTGCAGAGTATTTTAGCGTGAATTGTTATATCAGTCATGACCTCACACTGCATTATGGCATTGTACCTGAACTCAGTAATGTGTTGGAAGTTGTGGTCCAAGACAGGAAGGCAAttcagtagacacctgccgaaacgataattattcccagagaggtctaaagcactgttcagggggtgctgtaaacttatcattaaacccagctgtgacctcaccgaacgtttctctttgtgtctcacaacacaagggggcagtcacagcctgccctctaaagacaactctcttcctccacacaaaactacaagcacctaataacacacacagccttcactcaaaaaattcaaaattatcatggcgactcctacaccagcctcagagtccccatctggggagggaaccataaatgtccccaggtcagactgcctttctgtcgatgaccctaagtgtcttgatacccccctcaacttttcttcattaacttctgcaacattcgcggtctaagatctaattttcaatttgtagaacaccacctctcctcttctaaacctcatcttcttttttcctcaccgaaactcaggtgtctgaggcaactgacagtagccccttttctgttccctcctactttctctatcctcattttcgatccaaagctggatgttgcatttatgtgcgcaatgacttaacctgctctcgtgcccatgctcttgaatcttcagacttttccaccatctggctacgactacagagtcactctcaaactaaatttatctgtgctgtatacctctcacctaactcctctgactataagaaattctttgactacttaacttccaaagtggagcacattctgaccctcttcccttttgcacagatctccattcttggagacttcaatgttcaccaccagctttggctttcctctcccttcactgaccatcctggtgaactagccttcaactttgctatccttcacaaCTTAGAGCAATTAATGCAActccctactcgtattcctgaccgtcttggagatacgcctgacattcttgaccttttcctgacctttaatccttctgcttatgctgtcaccctttcttctctgttgggctcctctgaccACAATCTCagatctgtatcttgtcctatcgctccaatccctcctcaggatccccctaagcgaaggtgcctctggtgttttccctctgctagttggggggacctgaggaggtattttgctgatttttctcaCTCAGACTCACTCAGCAAACCACTTGAGGGAGATCTTTGAGAAGGCTATTAACACCGCCACCATACCTGATGCGTGAAAAACTACACACATCTCATCTATTCACAAAACAGAAAGCCAACGATTGGCAGAAAACGTTAGACCCATCAGTTCGACATGCATCTTAGGCAAATTATCTTACTGGCAAATCAAGAAAAAGCATTGTATAGTCAATTGAACGCAACATCATCCTCTGCAAAAATCAACACTAATTTCAGCAAGGACGTATGATTCGTCTCACACTGACAAGTCACCAGTTGGTGACTGATAATCATTTGATGAGCGACACCGTCTATTTCGACTCTGCAAAGGCATTTGAAATAGTACCACATGGACACTTGATACACAAATTTCATAGATATGGTATAAGGGGAAAGGTGCTCAAATGCATCGAGGACTTCCTGATGAACCGACAGCAATACGTAAGTGGAtttctcctttctgtgtcactctgttaggtttccctcactagatcggtaacaaaagagaatacctgcacggtctaaacaatatcttctgatgagttttacgtcactaagttcattcaatgcATCCATCTGAGTAAGTAATtcctgagctggagatgtgggGCAGCCATCATGGCTGTGGGAAACGTGTCATGAGCTGTCAGGACAGGATGGACCCAGTCTTAGCATCCCGCGCGGATTTATGACAGCCGCGCACAGTTTATGACAAGAATCCGTCATTTTGTCCTAGCTATGACACGTTTCATAGTTAAGACGCTACGACTGTTTCGTGAATACGGCCCCAGGGAGATAGCAGCTAAAGCCAACAGGATGGTGGGTCTTCGACACGCATTCACAAATCTACATATGTAACACCCTGGAAAACGTTGACAATTCcgactgtattttttttatattcaaacGCAAAATGTGGGTCACTGAGTCTGTTCAAACCAAGACCAAATTTAACTACCAGTAGTACAAAATATATGTACTACGGAGAAGTGGATTCTTGGAACAGCCGACTCCAGCATGTAATTTCAGCTAACACAGTTGcaacattaaagagagagagagagagagagagagagagagagagagagagagagagagagagagagagagagagagagaaacttaagaCCATTTAAACAAGAGGCGGGAAATAATATCTAGCTAGATAGCAAGTGCAAACCCACTGAGTATTATCGGTAAGTTCTACTGGTAAGTTTTATTCATGTTACAGTTTTCTTGGTGAGAAATCGTAATGAGTGTTGCTAACATAAGCAGTTTTACGCTTGATGTTCCAGGCGCTACCAATTACAATACCAGACATTAACATGATGAGATGAATATCATATTTTGAAACATAAAAATTGCTCTTTGTTGAAATAATTATCTGCTGGTGTTGTAACATTATAAAATTAAATTTGGCACCAGTGTTTATATGAAGTGGCAACACTggacacaagaagaagaggcgCGGGAGTTTCTGCTTTACGAGGGGATGATTACATCAAGGTATTTATAGGTACTTACTTACGTTACTTCTTGTTGAGTTCCTGAAGTGTGCACTTGAGGGCCCGCCAGGCCGTGGTGgtatggtggcggcggtgtggCGGCGCCTTGCTGGGCAAGGCAGGCATTGGCGGCCAGCCTGCAGGTTACCACTAgcccaccaccacgactactgtCAGGCCTTGTGGTCCGCCCTCGGTTGTGGGGCCAGGCTGGTTCAGGGTGTGTGTCACTTTTTCCTAGCCACTCATTTGACCGCTGCAGCAATTCCTGTTATCCACCGGTCATGTCTAAATATTGGgcatgtgtgtgttgggttaggTGCAGGTGTGTCCTCCTCCCCGTGTGCTGGTGGGCACGCCCTCCCGCCCCACGCCCAGCCCGGCTATGATGGTGTCACTCACTGACATGTCTTTGTGATGGAATCTTTTCTTAGGAAATATGGTTTCAAgctaatttctttttatttatatatttatttattcatttatttattttttcccctataaATAATTATTCATAACCCATTACCATGAAGTTTTCAAAGATTGTTGCAGTCTCCTCAGGGTGGTTTCAGGCAGACATCCCCAATGTGGGTTGGCACCAGATGTTGTGTATTACCAACACATACCTTAATTTCTGGTTACTATGTTCATCAGGTCTGGATCTAACTATTTTTCACTTCTGCTTTTTCTTGGGGTAAAAACAAGTTGAAATAGCAAAGAAATGTGCAgacagtttatttttattttcctccatttcaaaAAGTGTGACACCCATCACATCAGATGATAGGGCGTGTGTTTGTGGATGTTTGTTGCAACGACATGCAGACTTGGTATATTTAATTcgcattcattcatttttttttttttttttcacagcctTTCATCAGTCTTTAACCACAAATCTTGAATATGAATCTGCATGTACTGTCAAGCTGCAGGCAATCTTGTATCTGCCTTTGTGTTAGGATGGTATGTGCCCTCTACCATTTATCATTTGAGGAAGTCATTTAAAATGCACCCTCCACTTTCTGGTAAGTCCAATATGCATTCATgaaattaggttaggtctggttaactcgggttagatcaggttacgttaggacaggataggttagatcaggttaggttaggacaggttatattaggttaagctagattaggtcaggttaggttagatcaggctAGGTAATTTCAGGTTAGACTAGTTAAGtcaagttacattaggttaggttagattgagttaGACATTAATTTGAAATTTTATAA
Protein-coding regions in this window:
- the LOC135093250 gene encoding uncharacterized protein LOC135093250, yielding MMEDANTECKKFCADWTSFHRVTKVLVKAVRRIHHGVREEHSHLSEGARPSELRSTVLARHESAYKKVILGLKDYSANFLEMEDQYQQLMKSRSKFCKIQFSRVVEKHTQIEMQRDTILHSVESLIKAQLRVAASDFNEKSKTLLDAGIFDVIGAYNEALVKLKNIVPKKKEGEEEEEEEEDEDEEKEESEKMYRTLMPDNLIPPLSCLKQITASKILQTVGRERAPQVTQCIAETLMQEFKITSENGTPLPWKPITFNCKPGKVTGDIFEDAIAKEEDENKINQQKLDLALRMEFGEDFPGTDYLPANDSGEMVRPIPSSAVDTLIATNTELLNLLVDKFTKTPGVLVKGMLKQSKSGEKRLSKAARTRIETYYVERVWGEGSEFVEELVLWVPPSARPPPFPPPALLPPQTLFHILSTFQQFCNRALVPESCRASCEGLVDECRHLATSSILDWGSVRGVGAYARASPPPHKLPDGNYSTVGGEGIGDVVQLLVWEVNEIERVEVEKEPKDWAVGDEVGLLLRLGGVVGSVLCWLQLRAAHLLHTWNTAPYYLLTQADLPRIIEELKLLKIQEREHLTKTDDMARLLYCMSRATQVTMIEKIVDKVKAYEAEMVEAVSGVCRTVSLAQLQNSMPNPRIWRGIGRIPHEPHYYVYEYIAAVLEPVLDAVSKLGVVLQRRAGATILKVVCYAWLEHIKVQKIKFSLWGAQQLLKDFHALAEWLQKYPGLAPEARTQVLAVDVLRECEGVARLLMRQPPLVVGYTSQNQVAPMGPISAGRKHDKEVKLSQDNDDIPAEMYVPNQQLWLSLRARPASSMCVKMGSCCSWPY